One window of Corynebacterium doosanense CAU 212 = DSM 45436 genomic DNA carries:
- a CDS encoding heavy-metal-associated domain-containing protein has protein sequence MITSPPRLLPMASHGCSCCGPASRADTASIPAASDSSAGGSSPSYQVTGLTCGHCAKSVTQALQALPQVDDVQIDLAAGGVSTVTVTGVVPPEMVRRAIEEAGYTVLS, from the coding sequence ATGATCACCTCCCCACCCCGCCTCTTGCCGATGGCCTCCCACGGCTGCAGCTGTTGCGGACCTGCCTCACGTGCCGACACCGCCTCCATCCCTGCCGCCAGCGACTCGTCAGCAGGAGGGTCCTCCCCTAGCTACCAGGTCACCGGCCTGACCTGCGGGCACTGCGCGAAAAGCGTGACCCAGGCCCTTCAGGCCCTCCCCCAGGTCGACGACGTCCAGATTGATCTCGCTGCTGGTGGTGTTTCCACCGTCACGGTCACCGGTGTCGTACCTCCGGAGATGGTTCGCCGGGCCATCGAGGAGGCCGGCTACACCGTCTTATCCTGA
- a CDS encoding DUF305 domain-containing protein: MKRTLVLSALAVASTLALAACGEATESGNTDATTSATSTATTTAETTETTTATTEADGEISADHNDADIMFAQMMIPHHQQAVEMSETLLAKEGIPAQVVEFAQGVIDAQGPEIDRMNAMLEAWGQQPVTDSGGMGTMDEMGGMDHGEMGGMSGMMSQEDMTALEEAQGTEAARLYLEQMTAHHEGAVDMARDEVADGQNPHAITLAEQIINDQEAEIAQMQQMLTDL, translated from the coding sequence ATGAAGCGCACCCTTGTTCTTTCCGCTCTCGCCGTGGCCTCCACCCTGGCGCTGGCCGCCTGCGGTGAGGCCACCGAGTCAGGCAACACCGACGCCACCACCTCGGCCACCAGCACTGCGACGACTACCGCTGAGACGACCGAGACCACCACGGCGACGACTGAGGCGGACGGGGAGATCTCCGCCGATCACAACGACGCGGACATCATGTTTGCCCAGATGATGATCCCCCATCACCAGCAGGCCGTGGAGATGAGTGAGACGCTCCTGGCCAAGGAGGGTATCCCCGCCCAGGTCGTGGAGTTTGCCCAGGGGGTTATTGACGCCCAGGGACCGGAGATTGACCGGATGAACGCCATGCTCGAGGCCTGGGGCCAGCAGCCGGTCACCGACTCTGGGGGCATGGGGACCATGGACGAGATGGGTGGAATGGATCACGGCGAGATGGGTGGCATGAGCGGGATGATGAGCCAGGAGGACATGACAGCCCTTGAGGAAGCCCAGGGCACCGAGGCTGCCCGCCTCTACCTGGAGCAGATGACCGCCCACCACGAAGGTGCGGTCGACATGGCCCGTGACGAGGTTGCTGACGGCCAGAATCCCCATGCGATCACCCTGGCCGAACAAATTATCAACGACCAGGAGGCCGAGATCGCCCAGATGCAGCAGATGCTCACTGACCTATGA
- a CDS encoding copper-translocating P-type ATPase, translating to MSTPHHSGDHHGDHPAPETDHTHHPDHASHEHHADADTHGQAMPHDHPHSALDEDHHVHGHGEHAGHSTAMFRDRFWWSLILSIPVVIFSPMVAHLLGYHLPAFPGSTWIPPVLGTIIFVYGGTPFLKGGWTELKSRQPGMMLLIAMAITVAFVASWVTTLGLGGFDLDFWWELALLVTIMLLGHWLEMRALGAASSALDALAALLPDEAEKVIDGTTRTVAISELVVDDVVLVRAGARVPADGTILDGAAEFDEAMITGESRPVFRDTGDKVVAGTVATDNTVRIRVEATGGDTALAGIQRMVADAQESSSRAQALADRAAALLFWFALISALITAVVWTIIGSPDDAVVRTVTVLVIACPHALGLAIPLVIAISTERAAKSGVLIKDRMALERMRTIDVVLFDKTGTLTEGAHAVTGVAAAVGVTEGELLALAAAAEADSEHPVARAIVAAAAAHPEASRRQIRATGFSAASGRGVRATVDGAEILVGGPNMLREFNLTTPAELTDTTSAWTGRGAGVLHIVRDGQIIGAVAVEDKIRPESRAAVKALQDRGVKVAMITGDAQQVAQAVGQDLGIDEVFAEVLPQDKDTKVTQLQERGLSVAMVGDGVNDAPALARAEVGIAIGAGTDVAMESAGVVLASDDPRAVLSMIELSQASYRKMIQNLIWASGYNILAVPLAAGVLAPIGFVLSPAVGAILMSASTIVVALNAQLLRRIDLDPAHLAPTSPKEEHTTPTPASTAVH from the coding sequence ATGAGCACTCCCCACCATTCCGGCGATCACCATGGTGATCACCCCGCTCCGGAAACAGACCACACCCACCACCCGGATCATGCCAGCCACGAACACCACGCAGATGCCGACACCCACGGCCAGGCGATGCCCCACGATCACCCGCACTCCGCCCTGGACGAAGACCACCACGTTCATGGTCACGGCGAACACGCCGGACACAGCACCGCAATGTTTCGGGACCGCTTCTGGTGGTCGCTGATTCTGTCCATTCCCGTCGTTATTTTCAGCCCCATGGTCGCCCACCTGCTCGGCTACCACCTCCCGGCATTCCCCGGATCCACCTGGATCCCCCCGGTGCTGGGCACGATCATCTTCGTCTACGGCGGAACGCCTTTCCTCAAGGGCGGATGGACGGAACTGAAATCCCGCCAACCCGGGATGATGCTCCTGATCGCCATGGCCATCACCGTGGCGTTTGTCGCCTCCTGGGTCACCACTCTGGGGCTGGGCGGTTTTGACCTGGACTTCTGGTGGGAGCTGGCCCTGCTGGTGACCATCATGCTGCTGGGCCACTGGCTGGAGATGCGCGCTCTCGGGGCCGCGTCCTCCGCGCTTGACGCGCTGGCTGCTCTGCTGCCGGATGAGGCCGAGAAAGTCATCGACGGGACCACCCGCACCGTGGCCATCTCCGAGCTGGTCGTCGACGACGTCGTGCTGGTGAGGGCCGGTGCCCGGGTGCCGGCCGACGGAACCATCCTCGACGGAGCCGCCGAATTCGATGAGGCGATGATCACCGGCGAATCCCGTCCCGTCTTCCGCGACACCGGTGACAAGGTGGTCGCCGGTACCGTGGCCACCGACAACACCGTCCGCATCCGGGTGGAGGCTACCGGCGGGGACACCGCCCTGGCCGGGATCCAACGCATGGTTGCCGACGCCCAGGAGTCCTCCTCCCGGGCCCAGGCCCTGGCGGATCGGGCGGCGGCGTTATTGTTCTGGTTCGCGCTGATCTCCGCTCTGATCACCGCGGTGGTGTGGACCATCATCGGCAGCCCGGACGATGCCGTGGTGCGCACGGTCACGGTGCTGGTCATCGCCTGTCCGCACGCCCTGGGCCTGGCGATTCCGCTGGTCATTGCGATCTCCACCGAGCGGGCCGCGAAATCCGGGGTGCTCATCAAGGACCGGATGGCGCTCGAGCGGATGCGCACCATCGACGTGGTGCTCTTCGACAAAACCGGCACCCTGACCGAGGGTGCGCACGCGGTCACCGGTGTCGCGGCAGCTGTCGGCGTCACCGAGGGCGAGCTGCTGGCCCTGGCCGCCGCCGCGGAGGCCGACAGCGAGCACCCCGTGGCCCGCGCCATCGTGGCGGCCGCGGCCGCCCATCCCGAGGCCTCCCGTCGGCAAATCCGTGCAACTGGTTTCAGCGCCGCCTCCGGCCGGGGGGTTCGGGCCACTGTCGATGGCGCTGAGATCCTCGTGGGCGGGCCGAACATGCTGCGCGAGTTCAACCTCACCACCCCGGCCGAGCTCACCGACACCACCAGCGCCTGGACCGGGCGTGGGGCCGGTGTGCTCCATATTGTCCGCGACGGTCAGATCATCGGTGCGGTGGCCGTCGAGGACAAGATCCGCCCCGAATCCCGCGCCGCCGTGAAAGCCCTGCAGGACCGCGGGGTGAAGGTCGCGATGATCACCGGTGACGCGCAGCAGGTGGCCCAGGCGGTTGGCCAGGACCTGGGGATCGATGAGGTCTTCGCCGAGGTCCTGCCCCAGGACAAGGACACCAAGGTCACCCAGTTACAGGAGCGTGGCCTGAGCGTGGCCATGGTCGGCGACGGTGTCAACGACGCCCCGGCCCTGGCCCGCGCCGAGGTCGGCATCGCCATCGGGGCCGGCACGGATGTGGCGATGGAATCCGCCGGAGTGGTCCTGGCCAGTGACGATCCCCGGGCGGTGTTGTCGATGATTGAGCTCTCGCAGGCCAGCTACCGCAAGATGATCCAGAACCTCATCTGGGCCTCTGGCTACAACATCCTCGCCGTGCCGCTGGCCGCCGGCGTGCTCGCCCCGATCGGGTTCGTGCTGTCCCCGGCCGTGGGCGCGATCTTGATGTCTGCCTCGACCATCGTGGTGGCCCTGAACGCTCAGCTGCTGCGCCGGATTGATCTGGACCCGGCCCACCTGGCTCCCACCAGTCCGAAGGAGGAACACACCACGCCTACTCCGGCATCCACCGCCGTCCACTGA